The window CCGCTGCCCCCCGACACGATCTGGCCCGGCTCGACCGCGCGCGACAGGATCAGACCGGCGGCAGGGGCGCGGATATCCAGCCGGCCATTGCGCGCACGCGCCTCGTCCAGCTGCGCCTCTGCCACGCGGACCCGTGCGACGGCGGAATCGCGCGTCGCCGTCCGGCGATCGATATCCGCCTTTGAAATGAAGCCGCGATCCACCAGCTGCAGCGCGCGGTCCAGCTCGGCCTGCGCCAGCTGGGCGTCGGCGCGGGCGACGCGGATCTGTGCGGCCAGCGATTCGGCGGTCTGGGACTGGACCGACCGGTCGACGGTCGCCAGCACCTGACCCGCCGCAACCCAGGTGCCGGCATCCACCAGCACGCGCGTGACCAGGCCGCCCTCGCCCGCCACGCCGACGGGCAGTTCGCGGCGCGCGGCGATCGATCCGGTGCCACTGATCACCCGGGCCACGGTCTGCTGACCCGGCACCATGACGCTGATCGACGGCATGGCGCCGCTGTCGTCGCCCTTCGCTGCCGCCGTCGGCGCCTTTTCGGCGTCCTTGGCACCACCGCCAAGGGCGAAAAAGGCGATCAGAGCAGCCACCACCACGGCGACGGCGACGCCGATGATGATCCAGCGGCGGCGGCTCTTACGCTCGCTGCCATCCTCGATCAGATAGGGCGTCGCATCGTCCGTCATGGTACGTTTATCGAAGTTCATCCGGCACTTCCCTGCACGGCCCCCCAAGGCCAAATGTCTGTCATGCTGTATTATATGAATATATCACCCCGCTCAAGCGGGCTTTTTTGAGGCTTGCGACCCGTCTTCTTACCGCGCTCGGCATGGCCCCCGCAATGGCGTAAACCATTGCTCTGACAAAACGTCTTGCCACCGGGGCCGT of the Sphingomonas sp. BGYR3 genome contains:
- a CDS encoding efflux RND transporter periplasmic adaptor subunit; the encoded protein is MNFDKRTMTDDATPYLIEDGSERKSRRRWIIIGVAVAVVVAALIAFFALGGGAKDAEKAPTAAAKGDDSGAMPSISVMVPGQQTVARVISGTGSIAARRELPVGVAGEGGLVTRVLVDAGTWVAAGQVLATVDRSVQSQTAESLAAQIRVARADAQLAQAELDRALQLVDRGFISKADIDRRTATRDSAVARVRVAEAQLDEARARNGRLDIRAPAAGLILSRAVEPGQIVSGGSGVLFRMAQGGQMEMQVRLSEADLTRITTGVPADVTPVGSERSYRGEVWQVSPVIDPQTRQGIVRVALSYDQALRPGGFATARIQSGASVAPRLPQSAVQSDGKGNFVYIVDGSGTVVRRDIRTGAVSDDGVLIASGLDGTERVVVSAGAFLNPGQKVNAQLVNAQDGKAK